Within the Catalinimonas niigatensis genome, the region TCTTATTGGGTCAGATTGTAGAGGAGGAAGATAAAGCACACGACAAAGATACTCCTGAAGCATTTGCCGTTTATCTGGACAAGACCCTGGGCTTTTTACTTACACTCACCGAAAAGAAGAGAGGCTCCATTGAAAAAGAAGACCTGGCAGCAGTGGTTGCTTATAAAACCGGAATACCCATTGGGAAGATACAAACCAAGGAGCGGGAAAAGCTGCTGAGCATGGAAGAGCATCTCAAGAAAAGGGTAGTAGGACAGGATCATGCCATTAAAGTCATTTCCGATGCCATCCTGGAATCCCGTTCCGGACTCACCAAGGCCGGACAACCCATTGGCTCCTTTTTCTTCCTGGGCCCTACGGGTACCGGTAAAACGGAGCTTGCTAAGTCATTAGCTGACTTTCTCTTTAATGACGAAAATATGCTTATCCGATTTGACATGTCAGAATTTAAGGAAGAACATTCTGCAGCCGTCTTGTTGGGAGCACCCGCCGGTTATGTGGGCTACGAAGAGGGAGGTGTTTTGGTGAACAAGATACGGGAGAAGCCCTACTCCGTAGTGTTGTTTGATGAACTTGAGAAAGCCCATGCCTCTGTATTTGATATCTTTTTACAGATTATGGACGAAGGTAAACTGCATGATCGACTAGGCAAAGAGGGAGACTTCTCCAATGCTGTGGTCCTCTTTACCTCTAACATTGGCAGCCGACATATCATTGACGAAGTGGAAAAAGGTAGTCTGCCCACTTCCAATGAAATGATGGACATCATGAGCGGGCACTTCCGGCCGGAATTTTTGGCCAGGGTAACAGAAATTATCCCATTTTCTCCTATATTAGAGGAGAATGTCATCAAGATATTTGACATCCATCTCAAGAAATTACTGAAGCAACTGGAAGTGCAGGGCATTAGCCTGCAAATTACCGACGAAGCCAAAAAGCAGCTTGCCCTTTCCGGCTTTACACCTGAATATGGTGCAAGACCTCTGACAGGAGTGATCAGAAATCAGCTAAGAAGGCCTATCTCAAGGATGATCATTGCCGAAAAAGTTAAAAAAGGATCTACCATCAATTTGAGCCTTGATGATAAAAAAGAATTGAACTGGGATATCAAGTAAGGTTACTTTTTTGGAGTAGCGATTACATAATGATAGTGATTGTTAACACCAGTATTAAAGGTACCCAATAAATGCTACGAAGCAGGCTAATTTCAATTGCTTTCAGGTACATACATATTGCAGGAAAATCTTAGATAAATATTTATCAAGCTATTTGTAACATGCGACAAAACTTCTCACAAGCGCAAAAAGATCAGGCATTTCATTACAATGCGCTCAGCCTGTGTAAAGGTGAAGATGGAATAGAAATAGCAGAAAGTTACAGGCACCTGATTGGGCATATATATTTTTGTGAAAACTGTTTGTTTTGCCATACCGATAGGCGCTACTTCAATGTGGATCATCTGGCTCCGGACCGCTTGCTTCGGGGAACCGGACGTCCCAGTGCTATTGCCATAAATGCGGTACTCTTATGTACCTCATTGCAGCGGGGAGATGGAGGCTGTAATCAGGCCAAAGGAGCAAAACCCTTTGTACCTGTGACCCGTGGCCTGGCTTATACCCACAGAGAAGAAGACATGAACTATATCCCTTTACAGGAGCGTCCTTTTTCCTATGCAAAAAATTGGTAACTACTCACTTAACGTAATTTATAAATCAACTAATCAATCATGAACCAAGTAGAAATAGGAGGCCAGTTAGTGCCTAAGGAATCTTTTGAAGCAATCTCACAGATATCGTCCAACCGGACACTATTGGTGCAAAAGCTTACCAGCAAACCTACCAAACCAGAACCTATTACGGGGCTGAAAACCATTGATGATGTTTTTGATCATTTTAAGCCGAATGTAAAAGTAGAGTTTGAAAATGAGCAGGGAGCACCGGTAAAAGAAGAACTTCATTTTAGCAATTTAGGTGACTTCAACAAGAAGGGTATTTCCGGACAAAGTGATTTTCTTAAGAACCTGGATGCACAGAAAGAAAATTATCAGAAGTTTGCCAAGCAGCTTAGGTCTAATAAGATCCTGAAGTCAGCATTGACCAACCCAGATGCTAAAAAAGCTTATTTACAAGCTCTTCAAGCAATGATCCAGGAAATTGAAAACGCAGACTAATAAACACGACTAAACTATGGCTGAACAGAAAGCACAAAAATCGCCAGCTACCGAAGCGGCAGCACCTGTCAAGACTAAGGAAGGAGCTAAAATAGACAATCCTAACCAGGTGCTGGAAGAAAGCCTGGAAGAACTGGTAGAATACGGAGAGTTTGAACTTATTGAGGCCTCCGTAGATGGCTCAAAAGTGATGAGTCCGGAAGGCAAGGCTCGTAAAAATATTTTTCTCAGTGAAGCTAGCCGGAAGAAAGACCGCGAAGAATTAAAAAAACAACTGCAACTCTGGCATACCCTGCTGAGCGAATCTGATGATGTAACCGAATTGGTAGGGAAAGCTGAAGAAAGAAGTCAGGCTGCTGAAAAACTTCTCAATCAAAATCTTGCCAAAGCCGTAGAGACAACGCGGGAACTGGAGCAAAACTATCGCTCTATGGCCCTGTTCTTCAAAAATTCTGAGCAGGATAAGGTAAGGAATATCACCATATTTAATGCCGATCTTGAGCGACTGAAAGACCTGGATAATACCCTGGTTATTGACAAGATTGCGGAAGAACTCAAAGCGCGTCATGACAGGCTGGATCTGAGAGAAAACTATTCTTTACTGGTGATTCCCGGATATCTTGGTTCCAATATGGTGGTAGAGAAGTGGGCAAAGATTGCCTATCAGAACAAGGTAATGCTGGTTACTGACTTTGCTCACCTGGATGATCCGGATGCAGTGATGGAGGAGTTTGATATGGCAAATCTTACCGGAGGTGAGATTCATCGCTCTAATGTGGTGATGGCCTGTAACTGGCTGGTAGGCCGGGAGAAGTATGAAGAGCTGGGTGAGGAAGAAGAATTACATGTGCCTCCTTCTGCTGCCTTAGCAGGAAAGATCTACAGCACGCTCATTGCGCAGCCTACCGCAGGAAAAATGCATGGTGGTATCAATGAAGTAAACGGAGTGCGGTTTCCACTGAAGAAAAGTGAAATCACCGAACTGGAAAAACGTGGTCTGGTTCCTATGGTGAAAGAATGGGATAAGATCATGGCGTTCTCTGCCAAAACACTTTATACAGGAAATGACATAGGCTTGCAGACTTACTCTGTAGTCCGCGTATTTGATTATATCGGTAAGGTGCTTATTGATTTTCTGAATCGCCAGGCTTTTGTCAACTGGACGCCTAAAGTGCAAAAAGAGTTGAGCGGCGAGATTTCAGGCTATCTGAAAAGCATCATGGGAAGCACCAAGATCATTCAGGACTATAAGCTGATGAAACTGGAGCAGGACCCGGAAACCAAGCGCATCAATATTGATCTGCACATCACACCCTTCTTCCCAGCCAAAAACTTCCTTTTGAAGCTAGGCGGTACCAAAGGAGATACTGCGGATGAGTGGGCCTCTGAATTTGCTGAAGAGTAAGGCTGAAACCTTTCATTTTCAGGTATTGACCTACGGTAAATTGTTTTCGGATTTCAAATTCTTTTGTTCAGCGGATGTGCATTTCTGGCTGTTTATCCTGTCATACGGGCATATGCTAAAAGACGGAATGTCTTGTGCACTGAAAATATGACTTCAATACAAATACACCATTTAAACTTAAACTATTAATTATCATGGCTCAAAAAGTAAGATTAACACTAGACAAAATAACTGACAGAAGAGTTCTGGCTTTTAGTTATAATTTCTCACGGGGAACAGACTTCTCAGGCAAGCCTTCCGGAACTCTCACAGGAGGATATGTTAGCCTTAGTATTGAAGCTTCCAAAAGTGTTTTTCTGCCCACCTGGATGACACTGGCAAATACACAAACCAAGGAAGCCAAGATTGAAATCATGGATGAAACCGATGATAAAAAACCTGTGAAGACCATCAGTCTTAAAGATGTATATATAGTGGATTATTCACAAAGTTATAGTGAAAACTCAGACCCCACTGAACAATTTGGTCTTTCTGCGCGGGAAATCACCATTGAGGGTGAAGACGGCCCGGCAGTGCACGAAAACGAGTGGCCTGATTTTAAGAAATAATAAATCATCTGCACCGCTCAAAGTATTTTAAGCGGTGCAGTTATTATTCTAAAACCAACTAATTATTTTGGCACATCAAGTAAAGGTAAATGTCACTATCGGAGGTAAAACCATCTCTCCTATAGCAGATCTGGACATCAGCCAGAGTCTGTTTGATCACAATGTCATCCAAGTAGTCATACCCCTGGGTGCATTTAAGGATAACAATTCCCAGATACTTAATCAGGCTAAGGACTATCTGAATCAGCCTCTTACTGCTGAAATTACTTCGGGAGTTTTTGATCGGCTTAAACGAGACTTCAGTTTCAAAGGAGTGGTTACGGACATCCGCATGACCCGTTCCCAAAGGGGAGAAAGGATGATTTTTGTCACTGCCTACAGCCCCACGGTTTACCTCAGCGGGGTAGCCACCACTCGCTCTTTTCATGAAATGAGTCTGGCAGATATCGTTAATCAGGTACTGGAGGATGTACCTGCGAATATGACTGTACACCTTAGCCCCAGATATAGTCAAAACATTGAATATACCGTGCAGTACCGGGAGACCAACATGCAGTTTCTGCAAAGACTGGCAGACACCTATGGTGAGTGGCTTTACTATGATGGTGATGAATTTATTTTTGGCGAATTACCCTCCGGCACGCCCATAGATCTGCAATTGGAAAAAGACCTGCAGGATATGAAACTGTCCATGCGGGTAGTACCCGTAAACTTTAAAGCCAAAGCTTATGATTATCTCAAGCATGAGGTATACGAAAGTACGGCAAAGCCCGGTGATATTTCAGACCTTGATACTTTCGGCAGCGAAATACTTAACAAACTGGAGCCTGATGCCTTCTCCGGCAAATCCTTGCGTATGCCCTACCGGGGATTTCAATCCGCTCAGGAACTGGATGATTATGCACGCCACGAGATGGCCACCCGCTCCCGCGATATGGTAGTGCTTAGCGGAACTACTGATCATACGCAACTCAGAGTAGGCTCGGTGATCAACATTACCGGTGAAAAGGCTAATGAAGTAGACCTTGAGAAGTACATCATTACGGCGGTTAACCATAGTATTGATGAGAGCTTCAGCTATACCAATACCATACAGGCGATTCCTGACGCGGCTTCCAGCCCACCTGATAACCCAAGAGTGCGTGTTCCTTTTTGCGAAGTACAGCAGGCAATGGTTATAGAAAATGATGACCCGGAAGGCATGGGCAGAGTAAAAGTGCAATTCAAATGGCAGGAAAGTGGAACGTCTACTCCCTGGATAAGAATCATACAGCCCTATGCCGGACAGTCATCCGATCTGCACGGTTTCTTTTTTACCCCTGAACTGGAAGATGAAGTGATTGTGGGTTTTATCCAAGACAATCCCGATCGCCCTTATGTGATGGGCAGCGTTTATCATAACCAAGGCAGTAATCATCCTAGTGAGTGGCATGATCCGCAAACCAATCGGAAGGTCATCAGAACTCGTTCAGGTAATCAAATACACTTTGTAGATGAAGATGGTCAGGAAGAGATCATCATTACCAACAAAGATTTTGATCATGCTACCAATGAGATCCGCCTAAGTATGGAAGGTAATGGTAAGATTACCATCATGACTTTGGGAGAATTAGATATCCAGGCTAAATCTATATCCATGAAAGCCGACCAGGATATTGATATCAAAGCGGGAGCCAATGCCAGCATGGATGTGAGCCAGGGCCTGAAAATCAAATCCGGTACTGATACTAAAATTGAGGCAGGAACTGCCGTGAATGTCAAATCGGGTACTGATACCAAGATTGATGCAGGAACTGCGGCAAGTGTAAAAGGTGCTGCCGATCTGAAACTTGAAGGGGCTATGGCCTCTCTTAAAGGAAGTGCACAGCTGGATCTGGATGGTGGAGCAATGGCTAGCCTGAAAGGAGCCTTGGTAAAAATTAATTAAAGACTATGCGCCCTTACTATACATTTCCTCTACAAACGGAGCAACTGACACAAAAGCAGAGACTTCGCCTGTGCGAACTCAAAGAAGCGATTGCGGAGTATGTACATCTTATCCTGAAGACGCATCTGACAGAGTATCGCTATGACTATGATTTTGGCTGTTATGTGTGGGAGCAGGATTTTGAGAATATCAAGAGCATCAGCAAATGGGAAAGCTCCCTTGAGGCACAGATCAAAGAAGCCATTAACCGTTATGAGAAGCGGATGGATAATATACAGACGAAGGTAACTGTAGAAGATCCCAAAGATTATGCTTCTGAAAGTAATGCACAAAATCGCCTGAAAAAAAGAATCCACATCACCGTATCCGGTACGATCCAAAAAACACGCGAGCTCTTCCAGCATCAGGAGTTTATTTATTTTAGTCCACTGTCAATTAATTAGTGACATCCATTTATGATAAAAATAAATTTATATGTAGTATTTAATGCACTATGTTTTTCAAGCAGCTAAACGCTTATCAGGATTAGATAATATACTTTTCACTCTAATGAAACATGAGCGAATTAAACGAAATCATAATAACCATCTCAAACAAAAAAACAGGTGAATCATATGATTATGCTAAATCCTTCCCACATTCAGACTTTGATAATGATGGAGTGGGAGAAGTTTATAAAACACCTGTGTACGAAGTATATATTAGAAATAGTAAAGATGATGAAAAAAAACAACGAAAATGGAGAGCATTAAGATTTATGCCTTATTGGAATCGACAAGGTGCAGATACTAGATATAAAACAGAAGGATGGGTTAACTCTGGATTAAGATCCGGTAAAAAAAAGAAGCTAGTAACTTTGTATAAGAAAAATTATGAACTCCATAGCACATATTCAGCATTTAATGGTGCTATACGAGTTACAGGAAACTTTTTAATTCATGCAGGACCAATGAACCTTAAAGATCCAAATTTTGGGTCTGCTGGATGTATCGAGATAATTGGCAATTTCAACAAATTTAAGCAAGATATAATGATATTATCTGGATCAAAAAAGAAAGACCCTGATGATGCAATTTTAGAGCTTGTAAGAGCAAAAAAGTTATTTATCAATATTGAACCAGCTCAACCTCCTGTATTCGAGAAGCAAAGAGAGAAACAATTGAATAGAGTAAGGAATAGCAGAATTGATGTTGATTGAGAATATTATATTAGTTTTTCATAAAGCAACAGCTAAATACGCTTTGATCAAGTCTCTATTCCAAATGTGGATTATCTCACCTAGAATTGAACATTGATGAATATTAACAAATCCAACATCAAACGTCGCCTGGTCAAATATGTAGCTGATCTGTGGGGTTATCAGCAAGCAGATATGGACGGATTTGATCCGCTGGTAGATCTGCTGTTGGGTGCCTGTGCGGTAGAGTTTGAGCGTACCGGCAACCAGATCATTTCCTCCCAGAGCCGGGTATTGGAAAAACTCGCCTATCTACTCCTGCCGGAGAGTCTGGTTACGCCTTTGCCAGCCCATACGGTGATACATGCCAGTTCGGTAGAGCCTCTGTATACTCTCCGTCCCGAAGATCAGTTTTCTGTTGATAAAGAAGTAGTCAATCCTGTAAAACCTACTGAAATCAGTAAGAAAGCAGTTTTTTTTTCTCCTACACTCCCGGCTAATATATTTGACGCCAGCATACGTTACGTGGGCATAGGAAAGCGGCTTCTGCAACAGCTGGATATCAATACGCGTGAAACACTGGGTAGTACAAAGAAAGGAGAAAGTTTTGCCAATCAAAGTATATGGTTAGG harbors:
- a CDS encoding type VI secretion system contractile sheath protein TssC, which produces MAEQKAQKSPATEAAAPVKTKEGAKIDNPNQVLEESLEELVEYGEFELIEASVDGSKVMSPEGKARKNIFLSEASRKKDREELKKQLQLWHTLLSESDDVTELVGKAEERSQAAEKLLNQNLAKAVETTRELEQNYRSMALFFKNSEQDKVRNITIFNADLERLKDLDNTLVIDKIAEELKARHDRLDLRENYSLLVIPGYLGSNMVVEKWAKIAYQNKVMLVTDFAHLDDPDAVMEEFDMANLTGGEIHRSNVVMACNWLVGREKYEELGEEEELHVPPSAALAGKIYSTLIAQPTAGKMHGGINEVNGVRFPLKKSEITELEKRGLVPMVKEWDKIMAFSAKTLYTGNDIGLQTYSVVRVFDYIGKVLIDFLNRQAFVNWTPKVQKELSGEISGYLKSIMGSTKIIQDYKLMKLEQDPETKRINIDLHITPFFPAKNFLLKLGGTKGDTADEWASEFAEE
- the tssD gene encoding type VI secretion system tube protein TssD, with the translated sequence MAQKVRLTLDKITDRRVLAFSYNFSRGTDFSGKPSGTLTGGYVSLSIEASKSVFLPTWMTLANTQTKEAKIEIMDETDDKKPVKTISLKDVYIVDYSQSYSENSDPTEQFGLSAREITIEGEDGPAVHENEWPDFKK
- a CDS encoding type VI secretion system Vgr family protein, producing MAHQVKVNVTIGGKTISPIADLDISQSLFDHNVIQVVIPLGAFKDNNSQILNQAKDYLNQPLTAEITSGVFDRLKRDFSFKGVVTDIRMTRSQRGERMIFVTAYSPTVYLSGVATTRSFHEMSLADIVNQVLEDVPANMTVHLSPRYSQNIEYTVQYRETNMQFLQRLADTYGEWLYYDGDEFIFGELPSGTPIDLQLEKDLQDMKLSMRVVPVNFKAKAYDYLKHEVYESTAKPGDISDLDTFGSEILNKLEPDAFSGKSLRMPYRGFQSAQELDDYARHEMATRSRDMVVLSGTTDHTQLRVGSVINITGEKANEVDLEKYIITAVNHSIDESFSYTNTIQAIPDAASSPPDNPRVRVPFCEVQQAMVIENDDPEGMGRVKVQFKWQESGTSTPWIRIIQPYAGQSSDLHGFFFTPELEDEVIVGFIQDNPDRPYVMGSVYHNQGSNHPSEWHDPQTNRKVIRTRSGNQIHFVDEDGQEEIIITNKDFDHATNEIRLSMEGNGKITIMTLGELDIQAKSISMKADQDIDIKAGANASMDVSQGLKIKSGTDTKIEAGTAVNVKSGTDTKIDAGTAASVKGAADLKLEGAMASLKGSAQLDLDGGAMASLKGALVKIN
- a CDS encoding GPW/gp25 family protein, producing the protein MRPYYTFPLQTEQLTQKQRLRLCELKEAIAEYVHLILKTHLTEYRYDYDFGCYVWEQDFENIKSISKWESSLEAQIKEAINRYEKRMDNIQTKVTVEDPKDYASESNAQNRLKKRIHITVSGTIQKTRELFQHQEFIYFSPLSIN